The nucleotide window GATGCGTTGGATACGCTGCGGAAGTTGGACCGCCAGTTTGCCCGTTTGCAGAGCGCGGCGGAGGATGCGCCACGGCCGTATCATCTGGTTGTCCTGGCTGATCACGGCCAGAGCGGTGGGGCGACGTTTAAGCAGCGGTATGGCCTCGATTTGCAGCAGTTGGTGCAGCAGTCCGCCCAGGCATTTCGCGTTCAGGGCATCATGGAAAGTAACGAAGCCTGGGGGCACGTGAATGTGTTGGTGAACGATGCTATCCGCAATGATAAACGCTCTAGCAAAGCGCTGAAGCGGGTGACGCAAAGCCAGACCGACGGTGATGGGGTGAACCTGGGGCCAGATGAGGAAGATGAAGAACTGGCGGCAGACGCGCAAATTTTGGTGTTGGCATCGGGCAATTTGGGGTTGGTCTATGGGACCCGGTTGGAAAAACGGGCGACTCTGGAACAGATTGAGAGCATTTACCCTGGTTTATTGGCCGGCCTGGCGCAGCATGAAGGGGTGGGTTGGCTGATGGTGCATTCAGCGGAGCATGGGCCGGTGGTGATTGGGCAGAACGGCCGTTACTATCTCGCCACCGACCACATTGAAGGCGAAAACCCACTGACCGGCTTTGGTCTCCATGCCGCCGACCATTTGCGCCGCTACGACGAATTTCCCGACGCGCCGGACATTTACCTGAACAGCTTTTATGATGCGGCAAGCAATGAAGTGGCGGCGTTTGAGGAGTTGATTGGTTGTCATGGCGGGTTGGGGGGGTATCAGACACGGCCGTTTCTGCTGTACCCCTCTGAGCTAGAACTGACCGAGCCGCATCTGGTGGGGGCAGCGGCCGTTTACCGGCAGTTAAAGACGTGGTTGCAGCAGGTGCAGGGGGCGGGGGAATAGTGAATGGGAGGGGTTGTTCAGTATTCAGTGTTCAGTGCGTGTTTTAGAGGTAACACGACTGAACACTGAACACTGGTCACTGATTACGGCTAGAGTAGTAGTTCAAGACGGCCGTACACATCCGGTTGATTCACGATCTGGGCGGTGTGGTAGGTCTGACTGAACTCTTCCAGGTTTAATTGGCGTAACACAGCATCGGCGGCCACGTCGGCGGGCAGCAAGCTTTGAAAGCGACCCATCTCCAGCCAGTTCGCCAGCATCTCGACCCGTTTACGCGCTGCTTTGTGGATGGTCCTGGCGTCGCTGGGTGGCAGTTGCGCCAGAGGTTGGTGGACGTACAGACAATATTCATTGACCGATTCGGCGGCTACGCCTTGCGCCAGGAGAACGGCCGTCAGTACTTCCCCCCACCACCGACCCCCAAAAATGAAACAAGAACAGGCCCGGCGTTTGCGGCAGCGCGGCCATCTCGCCGGCCGCCACTCCCAACGAATGGGCGACGGCTTGCGTCACATCGAAGGGGATGGCAGCGAAGGATTTGCGCTGGCGCAGGATGTCGGCGGGTGGCTGGTCGGGCACGGCCGTTAAGCCAAACCGATACCGCTCCACCCAAACCACCTGCATCGAACGGCCGCCAAACAGCAAAATTGTGCCCGGCGGGTACGATTGGCCGGTGTGGGCGATGGTCCGGCCGGTGTGGGCGTCTACGGCCGTGATGCCGCCCACGTCGCCGCCGATGTTGCTGTAAATTTCGTGCTGGTCCAGCAGTACATTCAGCTTCTCGTCGGGCTTCCATTCACCCGGTCGGCCAGGCTGCAAATAGCCGCTCAACGCCAGGTAAGACACAATCTTACGGACGTCTTCGCTGGTCACTTCCGGCGGGGCGATCCGGCGTACGTCGGCCAGACGCACGCTGCCGGTGGGGCTTTGCCGGAGCAGGCTGAAGATTTGCTGCACCAGGACGGACGGGCGAAAAGCAGTTTGCCATTGACGATTGACCATGAATGATTGGCGATTCTCCGCCAACTGCAACAGCGCCTCAAACCGCGCCCATTCGCCGGGGGATTTGGGCATACAGAGGACGGGCGTTTGCGCGGCGCGGCGGCTGCCCCGGCCCACGCGCTGCGTAAAGGCGTTGACATTGGGCGGCGCGCCGAGCAGCACCACATCGTCCACGCTGCCGATGTCTATGCCCAGTTCCAGGGTGGAGGTGGCCACGCAGATGGCGACAGCGGCCTGGGCAAAGCGTTCTTCCGTCTCGCGGCGCATGGCCGCGTCCAGATTGCTATAGTGAACGAAGATGTCGGCGTGATGAGGCAGGGCGTGGCGCAGGGCAACGGCCGTTTGCTCCACCTCGTCCCGTGAATTGCAGAAGATGAGAGATTTGCGTGACGGCCGTTCACGCAGCGCCTGCACCAACTCCCGCAAATCATACAACGGCGCAATCTCCGCCACGATTTCCCGCCCACCCGGCACGGCCACAATCGTCCCATTGCGCAAGTAGCGTCGGCTCACGCCCGCCGGGTCCGGCACAGTGGCCGACAAGGCCACCCGCTGCGCCGATTCCACGTCTGGCCGGGCATACTGCCGGATGCGCTCGATGCGCGGCAGCAGGCAGCGCACATGGTCCCCGCGCGGCGTATTGTCGAACAGGTGAATTTCGTCCAAAACGATGGCCTGCACATTGGCAAAGGTTTTGGGGGTGCGGGTCAGCAGGGAATCAGCCGATTCCGGGGTGGTGATGAGGACAGCCGGTAACGTCACGCCGGGCTGCGCGTCGCCGGTTTTCATGCCCAGGCGGACGCCGGTATCGGCCAGCGCCGGTTGCAGGCGATTGTACAAGTCGCGCACCAACGCCCGCGTGGGGCAAATGTAGAGAATCGTCAGGGGCGCGTGCAGGTTGGTCCAGAGGCGCTCCAACAGCGGAGCAATAACGGCTTCCGTTTTGCCGGAAGCCGTGGCGGCGATGACGAGAACGTCGTTCCCATCCAGGATGGGCGGAATGGCCTGGTGTTGGATGGGGGTGAAACGGCCGTGCCGGGCAAAAAACAACGGCCAGGTGTGGAGAATACGCGCTTTAACCTGCTCTTGGGAAAACCCATGCATCATTTGACTTTCATCAATCATAAATTGTATAATATAGCTAAATTAGCTAATTCTGTAAACAATTCTTATGCACACAAAAACAATTGCCTCAACAGAAGCTCAAAACAATTTTGGCCGCATTCTAAACGACGTTATTCAAAATAACACCCGCTACATTGTGAAACGGCATCATTCGCCACAGGCAATCCTGCTAAGTCTGAGTGACTTCGAGCAAATCCTGGCGAATCATGATGAGCAAAACAAGCTCACTAAATTGGTGCGTGAACTTGTCCCCGTTTACAGCCTAGGCGAACCTATCCTCAACGAACAAGATGACGGCCGGTAATTGAAGGCAAGGCAACGAATGAAAGGAAATACCGCTTTCAACACGTTCATGATAAACTACGATCACCAGTTCATTGGGAACTCTATGTTACTACATGCCAATTGTTTCGCCTGGATGGCAGAGATTCCAGCGGAAAGCATCCATTCCATTGTCACCGATCCGCCCTATGGAGTTAAAGAGTATGAACCTGATCAACTAGATAAAAGAACAAACGGCAATGGAGGTATCTGGCGTATTCCACCTTCATTTGACGGGAACGAGCGCTCACCCCTGCCACGTTTTACCGCCCTGAATACGGCTGAACGAGAAAAAGTGCAACATTATTTCTTTGACTGGGCCACCTTAGCTTTGCGTATCTTACGACCCGGTGGGCATGTTATTCTTGCGTCTAATACATTTTTGTCGCAAATTGTTTTTACGGCGATTGTTGAAGCGGGGTTTGAATTTCGCGGTCAAATTGTGCGTCTGGTCCGAACGCTGCGCGGCGGTGACAGGCCAAAAAACGCCGAGAAAGAGTTCCCAGACGTTTGCACGATGCCCAGAGGATGTTATGAACCCTGGGGAATTTTTCGCAAACCTCTGCTGCATGGCATGACCGTGAGTGATTGCTTGCGTGCTTATCAGACCGGGGGGTTAAGGCGCAAACCAGACGGTAATCCGTTTGAAGATGTGATCGAGAGTGAACGTACATCCCAACGTGAACGAGAACTCGCCGACCATCCTAGCTTAAAGCCACAATCTTTTATGCGTCAGGTAGTGTATGCCTCTCTACCGTTGGGGGAAGGTATTGTGGTAGACCCTTTTATGGGGTCTGGATCAACCATTGCCGCGGCTGAGGCAATGGGCTACGCCAGTATTGGCCTGGAGCGCCACCTGGCCTA belongs to Candidatus Leptovillus gracilis and includes:
- a CDS encoding DEAD/DEAH box helicase, translated to MMHGFSQEQVKARILHTWPLFFARHGRFTPIQHQAIPPILDGNDVLVIAATASGKTEAVIAPLLERLWTNLHAPLTILYICPTRALVRDLYNRLQPALADTGVRLGMKTGDAQPGVTLPAVLITTPESADSLLTRTPKTFANVQAIVLDEIHLFDNTPRGDHVRCLLPRIERIRQYARPDVESAQRVALSATVPDPAGVSRRYLRNGTIVAVPGGREIVAEIAPLYDLRELVQALRERPSRKSLIFCNSRDEVEQTAVALRHALPHHADIFVHYSNLDAAMRRETEERFAQAAVAICVATSTLELGIDIGSVDDVVLLGAPPNVNAFTQRVGRGSRRAAQTPVLCMPKSPGEWARFEALLQLAENRQSFMVNRQWQTAFRPSVLVQQIFSLLRQSPTGSVRLADVRRIAPPEVTSEDVRKIVSYLALSGYLQPGRPGEWKPDEKLNVLLDQHEIYSNIGGDVGGITAVDAHTGRTIAHTGQSYPPGTILLFGGRSMQVVWVERYRFGLTAVPDQPPADILRQRKSFAAIPFDVTQAVAHSLGVAAGEMAALPQTPGLFLFHFWGSVVGGSTDGRSPGARRSRRIGQ
- a CDS encoding type II toxin-antitoxin system Phd/YefM family antitoxin, translating into MHTKTIASTEAQNNFGRILNDVIQNNTRYIVKRHHSPQAILLSLSDFEQILANHDEQNKLTKLVRELVPVYSLGEPILNEQDDGR
- a CDS encoding site-specific DNA-methyltransferase — protein: MKGNTAFNTFMINYDHQFIGNSMLLHANCFAWMAEIPAESIHSIVTDPPYGVKEYEPDQLDKRTNGNGGIWRIPPSFDGNERSPLPRFTALNTAEREKVQHYFFDWATLALRILRPGGHVILASNTFLSQIVFTAIVEAGFEFRGQIVRLVRTLRGGDRPKNAEKEFPDVCTMPRGCYEPWGIFRKPLLHGMTVSDCLRAYQTGGLRRKPDGNPFEDVIESERTSQRERELADHPSLKPQSFMRQVVYASLPLGEGIVVDPFMGSGSTIAAAEAMGYASIGLERHLAYFEMSQSAIPKLAELGTKELQLPLALV